One Halorientalis litorea DNA segment encodes these proteins:
- a CDS encoding ribonucleotide-diphosphate reductase subunit beta → MADEEAVQVETGRIDIDNQWYELYRKGIELGTWDADKLFEKVGVERDIEAWESMAPEEKEQWARLIAAFVDLEHAVAEDGRRVIEQMGSPYLDDSIEKEMYATVFTMTEAKHTQFFDMYINTVMADVFPDTHLDIRRGGQPLPRTAACGMSDLGERQGAFMAQAANGGDPTDIARAATTYHMMVEGIAARGGYFLKNNMMQEAPLPLLNKGFQFVSTDEGRHVTHGLYLLGELLEKERAGVPEYQGVDEAIWEEALTCLPHVIDTSYFVSAAMDDPLGADFDGLIQRGAELWRGQFKETLDLESYDPDRFMSVVQDAAADCEATDYDARIERHAETYAHKLDLDASNIVTGGVADD, encoded by the coding sequence ATGGCAGACGAAGAGGCGGTACAGGTGGAAACGGGGCGAATCGACATCGACAACCAGTGGTACGAACTCTACCGGAAAGGCATCGAACTCGGGACGTGGGACGCCGACAAACTGTTCGAGAAGGTGGGGGTCGAACGCGACATCGAAGCGTGGGAGAGCATGGCTCCCGAGGAGAAAGAGCAGTGGGCGCGTCTCATCGCCGCGTTCGTGGACCTCGAACACGCCGTCGCCGAGGACGGCCGTCGCGTCATCGAACAGATGGGGTCGCCGTACCTCGACGACTCCATCGAGAAGGAGATGTACGCGACGGTCTTCACGATGACCGAGGCCAAGCACACGCAGTTTTTCGACATGTACATCAACACGGTGATGGCCGACGTATTCCCGGACACGCATCTGGACATCCGCCGCGGCGGCCAACCGCTCCCGCGGACCGCGGCCTGTGGCATGAGCGACCTCGGCGAGCGGCAAGGGGCGTTCATGGCACAGGCAGCCAACGGCGGCGACCCGACGGACATCGCCCGCGCCGCCACGACCTACCACATGATGGTCGAGGGCATCGCCGCCCGGGGCGGGTACTTCCTGAAGAACAACATGATGCAGGAGGCCCCGCTCCCGTTGCTGAACAAGGGGTTCCAGTTCGTCAGCACCGACGAAGGCCGCCACGTTACCCACGGCCTCTACCTGCTGGGTGAACTACTGGAGAAAGAGCGTGCGGGCGTCCCCGAGTACCAGGGCGTCGACGAGGCAATCTGGGAGGAGGCACTCACCTGTCTCCCCCACGTCATCGACACGTCGTACTTCGTCTCGGCCGCGATGGACGACCCCCTCGGTGCGGACTTCGACGGCCTCATTCAGCGCGGGGCCGAACTCTGGCGCGGCCAGTTCAAGGAGACGCTCGACTTGGAGAGTTACGACCCCGACCGGTTCATGTCGGTCGTGCAGGACGCCGCCGCGGACTGTGAGGCGACCGACTACGACGCCCGCATCGAACGCCACGCCGAAACCTACGCACACAAACTCGACCTCGACGCGTCGAACATCGTCACGGGAGGTGTCGCCGATGACTGA
- a CDS encoding right-handed parallel beta-helix repeat-containing protein — protein sequence MTARNPAAGVRALVLATVLVLSALAAPVGVVGMAAAGNAGNVSTVSSCTTISSSGVYELSGDIVSSGSGSCLNVTASDVVLDGQGHTVQGPGDSQTGPVGINVTADRNVTVRNLNATEWTQNVYVGTLTGGTITNVTAPRATSERYTDAQEAGIEVNGSEDVRLSDIHASDSERFGVLVTESSNVTVVDSTLVANDLRNLYVQNVSGGTVRGVNASAATAEDSFGMYLNTSSDLTVADSTALSNGDTGVLFESVEDSVVRNVTASENGDYGFEVDQRRGYTRKDDESDNNLLVNNTVVDNGWHGIFVTDSSNNTVRNNTVTGHSRVGIGVQTADTASGIGYSAPTTVDNVTVADNTLDNNDQGILVDGDSRAQYDDVVGAVYDITLRDNAVTNSEESGVVLSSSTNVTLRDNEVAGSEENLVIEEYERVGPSHSLDHYRHDIDTSNTVDGRPVHYYRNVSDRTVGAATNAGFVGIVDASNVTVRDLALSNNGHGVLAVNTTGTTVRNLTTDTQRRGVEFMQTDNSSVVESDIANNGRQSVALYYADDNTVRDNSLRQTTGGDSEILLDAGSSNNLVHNNTVSFAPGERGDTGILVRDLGGSRTNDNWVTDNELVGVRLEIQSVYRTVVRGNDVRDTDTSGIDDGGIDTRLLNNTVHNTTNAGIESGAGAVVRNNSVTEVRDSADGIGVSGDDGLVTDNSLRDISGIAFDVTGSNVTVANNTVDTATSGVVTATFAGDVTVENNTFRTITGTSDDEAGVYDETEEGSGTAVRDNRFVNNTYALRLRGYGTVTNNSVESSDVGIWVDSEAVGSYDVTDNAVTNSESWAYYNVDEYGSSGWDGSVTNLSLSSASLSFTDREAGLVETAQPACDPAGRQKTGVFLNTTNTSQQAWLNLTVDYADAVGSGVDESSLQLYRYNGTDWVPVSTTVDQQAETVHANLTTFGTVGLFADGTPTCPSTASLQVTVDSTNSPVTEGETLTVDATVENTGDSQGTQTVTLSAGGATRDSTEVSLAGQSSTTVTLEWSTAAGDAGTYTPTVASDDDTASTSVEVLAASSQTANFSVGVDSTNSPVTEGETLTVDATVTNDGSATGTQTVTLSAGGTTHDSTAVTLASQSSTTVTLEWATAAGDAGSYTATVASENDTDTASVFVDTPGTAPSATFTADPARAYVGESVSLNASNATDSDGSIAEYAWDYDGDGVYDETRTVPTSVIAYSTAGNRTVGLRVTDDDGNTDTTTRTVEIVSGAPTAAVSASPRAVLLEESVSLNASNTTDPTDDIVEYAWDFDGDGVYDETRTIPTSVIAYSTVGNRTVRVKVTDEHGATDTANVTVTVSDGAPNATFTADPATASVGESVSLNASNTTDPDGSIVEYGWDYDGDEVVDETRTIPTSVIAYSTAGNRTVGLKVTDDDGNIDTVTQSVTITPGGPDAALNASPKAVLVGESVSLNASNATDPTGDIETYEWDFDGDGVYDETRSIPTSVIAYSTAGERTVRVRVTDEHGATDTANVTVSVDEADFDDGGGGGGGGGGGGGSASPSSGSSGGDGGSESTMAVDTSTLTDGSTDVEIRNSRPGATASVDFDDAAGDATLTGLDITAESDRESLGLTVRSTADTPGQTPALDTADSLGYVEVEHDAPNDAYGASTFRFEVSQSALPDGATLDDVSLYRYHEGSWDTLDTTRDGTAFEASAPGFSVFAVGVSSPDDGVGSAVTETPGEPTTEQEPATETTAEPADEPTVTTDTATAADGPGFGFVTALLALVVLVGSLAAMRR from the coding sequence ATGACCGCTCGGAACCCGGCGGCCGGCGTGCGGGCACTCGTGTTGGCCACCGTACTGGTGCTGTCGGCGTTGGCGGCCCCGGTTGGCGTCGTCGGCATGGCCGCGGCTGGCAACGCGGGCAACGTCTCGACTGTCAGTTCGTGTACGACGATTTCCTCCTCGGGCGTCTACGAACTGTCCGGGGACATCGTCAGTAGCGGCTCCGGGTCGTGTCTCAACGTCACGGCGAGCGACGTGGTGCTGGACGGGCAAGGCCACACGGTGCAGGGGCCGGGCGACAGCCAGACGGGACCGGTCGGCATCAACGTCACCGCGGACCGCAACGTGACGGTTCGGAACCTCAACGCCACCGAGTGGACCCAGAACGTCTACGTCGGAACGCTCACCGGTGGGACGATTACGAACGTTACCGCGCCACGGGCGACCTCCGAGCGGTACACCGACGCGCAGGAAGCGGGTATCGAGGTGAACGGGTCCGAGGACGTTCGCCTGTCGGACATTCACGCTTCGGATAGCGAACGGTTCGGCGTTCTCGTCACCGAGTCCTCGAACGTGACCGTCGTCGACTCGACGCTCGTCGCCAACGACCTGCGGAACCTCTACGTCCAGAACGTCTCCGGGGGAACGGTTCGGGGCGTCAACGCCTCGGCCGCCACGGCGGAGGACTCGTTCGGCATGTATCTGAACACCTCCAGTGACCTCACCGTCGCGGACAGTACCGCGCTGTCCAACGGGGACACCGGCGTCCTCTTCGAGTCGGTCGAGGACAGCGTGGTACGAAACGTCACGGCGAGCGAGAACGGCGACTACGGGTTCGAGGTGGACCAACGCCGGGGGTACACGCGAAAAGACGACGAGTCCGACAACAATCTCCTCGTGAACAACACGGTGGTCGACAACGGCTGGCACGGCATCTTCGTCACGGACTCCTCGAACAACACCGTGCGGAACAACACCGTCACCGGCCACTCGCGGGTCGGCATCGGCGTCCAGACTGCGGACACCGCCAGCGGCATCGGCTACTCCGCGCCGACGACGGTGGACAACGTGACCGTCGCGGACAACACCCTCGACAACAACGACCAGGGGATTCTGGTCGACGGGGACAGCCGCGCGCAGTACGACGACGTCGTCGGTGCGGTCTACGACATCACGCTCCGGGACAACGCCGTCACGAACAGCGAGGAGTCCGGCGTCGTCCTCTCGTCGTCGACGAACGTGACCCTGCGGGACAACGAGGTGGCCGGGAGCGAGGAGAACCTCGTCATCGAGGAGTACGAGCGAGTCGGGCCGTCCCACTCGCTCGACCACTACCGTCACGACATCGACACCTCGAACACCGTCGACGGGCGGCCGGTCCACTACTACCGGAACGTCAGTGACCGGACGGTCGGCGCGGCCACGAACGCCGGGTTCGTCGGCATCGTCGACGCGTCCAACGTGACGGTCCGGGACCTCGCGCTCTCGAACAACGGCCACGGCGTCCTCGCGGTCAACACGACCGGAACCACGGTCCGGAACCTCACGACCGACACCCAGCGACGTGGTGTCGAGTTCATGCAGACTGACAACTCCTCGGTCGTCGAGTCCGACATCGCGAACAACGGCAGACAGAGTGTCGCCCTGTACTACGCCGACGACAACACGGTTCGTGACAACTCCCTCCGGCAGACCACGGGCGGGGACAGCGAAATTCTTCTGGACGCCGGGTCCTCGAACAACCTCGTCCACAACAACACCGTCAGCTTCGCGCCGGGCGAGCGCGGCGACACTGGTATCCTCGTCCGTGATTTGGGTGGGTCCAGAACGAACGACAACTGGGTGACGGACAACGAACTCGTCGGTGTTCGACTCGAAATCCAGAGCGTCTACCGAACGGTCGTTCGCGGGAACGACGTCCGGGACACCGACACCTCCGGCATCGACGACGGGGGAATCGACACCCGCCTCCTGAACAACACCGTCCACAACACGACGAACGCGGGCATCGAGTCCGGTGCCGGTGCGGTCGTCCGGAACAACAGCGTCACCGAGGTCAGAGACAGTGCTGACGGCATTGGGGTGTCCGGCGACGACGGCCTCGTGACGGACAACTCCCTCCGGGACATCTCCGGGATTGCCTTCGACGTCACCGGGTCGAACGTGACGGTCGCCAACAACACCGTCGACACGGCGACGAGCGGCGTCGTGACGGCGACGTTCGCGGGCGACGTGACCGTCGAGAACAACACCTTCCGGACAATCACCGGCACCAGCGACGACGAGGCTGGCGTCTACGACGAGACCGAGGAGGGCAGCGGGACGGCCGTCCGCGACAACCGCTTCGTGAACAACACGTACGCGCTCCGACTCCGGGGCTACGGGACGGTGACGAACAACTCCGTCGAGTCCAGCGACGTCGGTATCTGGGTCGACTCGGAGGCCGTGGGAAGCTACGACGTCACCGACAACGCGGTCACGAACAGCGAGTCGTGGGCCTACTACAACGTCGACGAGTACGGGTCGAGCGGGTGGGACGGGAGCGTGACGAACCTCTCGCTGTCGAGTGCCAGCCTCTCCTTCACCGACCGTGAGGCCGGACTGGTCGAGACGGCACAACCGGCCTGTGACCCGGCTGGCCGCCAGAAAACGGGCGTGTTCCTCAACACGACGAACACCTCCCAGCAGGCGTGGCTGAACCTCACCGTCGACTACGCCGACGCCGTCGGGAGCGGCGTCGACGAGTCCTCGCTGCAACTCTACCGATACAACGGAACCGACTGGGTACCAGTGTCGACGACGGTGGACCAGCAGGCCGAGACGGTCCATGCGAACCTCACGACGTTCGGCACCGTCGGCCTGTTCGCGGACGGCACGCCGACGTGTCCGAGTACTGCCTCGCTTCAGGTCACTGTCGACAGCACGAACTCCCCCGTCACCGAGGGAGAGACGCTGACCGTCGACGCCACCGTCGAGAACACGGGCGACAGTCAGGGCACTCAGACGGTCACCCTGTCGGCCGGCGGCGCGACGCGTGACTCGACGGAGGTGAGCCTCGCGGGGCAGTCCTCGACGACGGTAACGCTGGAGTGGAGCACCGCAGCAGGCGACGCGGGGACGTACACCCCGACGGTGGCAAGCGACGACGATACGGCGTCCACGAGCGTGGAGGTACTCGCCGCCAGTTCGCAGACGGCGAACTTCTCCGTGGGGGTCGACAGCACGAACAGCCCTGTCACCGAGGGCGAGACGCTGACAGTCGACGCGACGGTGACCAACGACGGGAGTGCCACCGGGACACAGACGGTTACCCTCTCGGCCGGCGGTACGACGCACGACTCGACGGCGGTAACTCTCGCCAGTCAGTCCTCGACGACCGTGACGCTGGAGTGGGCGACTGCGGCCGGTGACGCCGGGTCCTACACGGCGACGGTGGCCAGCGAGAACGACACCGACACAGCCAGCGTGTTCGTCGACACGCCGGGGACCGCCCCCTCGGCGACGTTCACGGCGGACCCGGCGAGGGCGTACGTTGGCGAGTCGGTGTCTTTGAACGCCTCGAACGCGACGGATTCGGACGGCTCAATCGCGGAGTACGCCTGGGACTACGACGGTGACGGTGTGTACGACGAGACGCGGACCGTCCCCACGTCGGTCATCGCCTACTCCACTGCCGGGAACCGTACCGTCGGGCTCCGGGTCACTGACGACGATGGCAACACCGACACGACGACCCGGACGGTCGAAATCGTCTCGGGCGCGCCGACTGCGGCCGTCAGTGCGTCGCCGAGAGCGGTACTACTCGAGGAGTCGGTGTCGCTGAACGCCTCGAACACGACGGACCCGACCGATGACATCGTGGAGTACGCGTGGGACTTCGACGGTGACGGGGTGTACGACGAGACGCGAACCATTCCCACGTCGGTCATCGCCTACTCCACTGTCGGGAACCGTACCGTCCGCGTAAAGGTGACCGACGAGCACGGGGCGACCGACACGGCGAACGTGACGGTGACCGTCTCGGACGGGGCCCCGAACGCGACATTCACGGCGGACCCGGCGACGGCGTCCGTCGGAGAGTCGGTGTCGCTGAACGCATCGAACACGACGGACCCGGACGGCTCTATCGTGGAGTACGGATGGGACTACGACGGTGACGAGGTAGTCGACGAGACGCGGACCATCCCCACGTCGGTCATCGCCTACTCAACTGCCGGGAACCGGACCGTCGGGCTCAAAGTGACTGACGACGATGGCAACATCGATACCGTCACTCAGTCTGTGACTATCACTCCGGGCGGGCCGGACGCGGCCCTCAACGCGTCGCCGAAGGCGGTACTGGTCGGAGAGTCGGTGTCGCTGAACGCGTCGAACGCGACGGACCCGACGGGGGACATCGAGACGTACGAGTGGGACTTCGACGGTGACGGGGTGTACGACGAGACGCGGAGCATCCCCACGTCGGTCATCGCCTACTCCACGGCCGGCGAGCGGACGGTCAGGGTCCGAGTCACCGACGAGCACGGAGCGACCGACACGGCGAACGTCACAGTCTCGGTCGACGAAGCCGACTTCGATGACGGCGGTGGTGGCGGCGGTGGCGGCGGTGGCGGCGGTGGGTCCGCGTCACCGTCCTCCGGGAGCAGTGGCGGCGACGGCGGGTCCGAATCGACCATGGCCGTGGACACGTCTACGCTGACCGACGGTAGTACCGATGTCGAGATTCGGAACAGCCGTCCGGGTGCCACGGCGTCGGTCGACTTCGACGACGCCGCCGGCGACGCAACCCTCACCGGACTGGACATCACGGCCGAATCCGACCGCGAGAGTCTCGGTTTGACCGTCCGGTCGACCGCCGACACGCCCGGGCAGACGCCGGCACTCGACACCGCCGACTCCCTCGGGTACGTCGAAGTCGAACACGACGCCCCGAACGACGCCTACGGTGCGAGCACGTTCCGGTTCGAGGTGTCGCAGTCGGCACTCCCGGACGGGGCGACGCTGGACGACGTGTCGCTGTACCGCTACCACGAGGGGTCGTGGGATACGCTCGATACCACCCGTGACGGGACGGCGTTCGAGGCGTCGGCGCCGGGCTTTTCGGTGTTCGCCGTCGGCGTCTCCTCGCCTGACGATGGGGTCGGGTCGGCCGTGACCGAGACGCCGGGCGAACCGACGACCGAACAGGAGCCGGCGACGGAGACGACAGCCGAACCCGCCGACGAACCGACCGTGACGACGGACACGGCGACGGCCGCCGACGGCCCGGGCTTCGGGTTCGTCACCGCGCTACTCGCGCTCGTCGTCCTCGTCGGGTCCCTCGCTGCGATGCGTCGCTGA
- a CDS encoding bacterio-opsin activator domain-containing protein — protein MTDGAEPPGWRALAETIPDCLGVHVGDEFVYVADRLATLAGTTPDALTGECWRTAVDAAAAERLAGSVFPAVRERGQWEGQVRFGDTDDGETCRVRLTVTETGAVVWTAADTPGADNRSATADEHEQSYRADSAALLRPVLDAVDDVVYVIGEDGLLQFWNDTLLEVTGYSDEELAAMHPMTLIPEDQHEFVPGLMEAIESIDDRCVEVDILTKDGERIPHEFNGTTFVDPDTGDQFRCGFARDITERLERERELERQRDDLATLDRINELLLETVRALTQTASREGVERTICDRLTASEFYKFAWVGERAFDSDTVRPRERAGEGDGYLDAVTITAHRSETGAGPVGRAMRTGEVQVTDIEDEAFEPWRAAASERGFASVAAVPLSHRDTVYGVLVVYATREDAFSPREQAGFDVLGRTVGSVIRAARSRKLLFADTVIELEFRVTEADFALVRAAAELDCTIELDGYVASGERWLLYVTVDGVAPDEAATAVAADPRIETVRVIHDRGDSGRLELVAGASVLDIVVDAGATVRTAVATAGDATLVVAAPVDAEIRQVVDHVRTQYPAADLVAHRERDREVTTVRRPDGVLDGLTDRQREAVEAAYRAGYFAWPRASTAEEVAESLDLAAPTLHAHLRKTEQHVLQTLFDGE, from the coding sequence ATGACCGACGGTGCCGAGCCACCCGGGTGGCGTGCCCTCGCGGAGACGATACCGGACTGTCTCGGCGTACACGTCGGCGACGAGTTCGTCTACGTCGCCGACCGACTCGCGACACTCGCGGGCACGACTCCCGACGCGCTCACGGGCGAGTGCTGGCGGACCGCAGTCGACGCGGCGGCGGCCGAACGGCTCGCTGGGTCGGTGTTTCCGGCAGTTCGGGAGCGCGGGCAGTGGGAGGGGCAGGTGCGGTTCGGTGACACGGACGACGGCGAGACGTGTCGCGTCAGACTGACTGTGACTGAGACCGGTGCCGTCGTCTGGACGGCGGCCGACACGCCCGGTGCCGACAACCGTTCCGCTACCGCGGACGAACACGAGCAGAGCTACCGAGCCGACTCCGCCGCACTCCTGCGGCCCGTTCTCGACGCCGTCGACGACGTAGTGTACGTCATCGGCGAGGACGGGTTGTTGCAGTTCTGGAACGACACGCTGCTGGAGGTGACGGGGTACAGCGACGAGGAACTCGCCGCGATGCACCCGATGACACTCATCCCGGAGGACCAACACGAGTTCGTCCCCGGGCTGATGGAGGCCATCGAGTCCATCGACGACCGCTGTGTCGAAGTCGACATCCTCACCAAAGACGGGGAGCGGATTCCACACGAGTTCAACGGGACCACGTTCGTGGACCCGGACACGGGCGACCAGTTCCGCTGTGGCTTCGCGCGGGACATCACCGAGCGACTGGAACGCGAGCGCGAACTCGAACGCCAGCGCGACGACTTGGCGACACTCGACCGCATCAACGAACTCCTCTTGGAGACGGTTCGGGCACTGACACAGACGGCGAGCCGCGAGGGGGTCGAACGGACCATCTGTGACCGCCTCACCGCCTCGGAGTTCTACAAGTTCGCGTGGGTCGGCGAGCGTGCGTTCGACAGCGACACCGTCCGTCCCCGGGAGCGCGCTGGCGAGGGGGACGGCTACCTCGACGCGGTGACGATTACCGCCCACCGGAGCGAGACGGGTGCCGGGCCAGTCGGGCGCGCGATGCGGACCGGCGAGGTTCAGGTCACGGATATCGAGGACGAGGCGTTCGAGCCGTGGCGGGCGGCCGCGAGCGAGCGCGGGTTCGCCTCCGTCGCCGCCGTCCCCCTCTCACACCGGGACACCGTCTACGGTGTGCTGGTCGTCTACGCGACGCGCGAGGACGCGTTCAGCCCGCGGGAGCAGGCCGGGTTCGACGTGCTCGGGAGGACCGTCGGGTCGGTGATTCGGGCCGCACGGAGCCGCAAGCTACTGTTCGCCGATACGGTCATCGAACTGGAGTTCCGGGTCACCGAGGCCGACTTCGCGCTCGTCCGAGCGGCGGCCGAGCTGGACTGTACAATCGAACTGGACGGCTACGTGGCCTCGGGAGAGCGGTGGCTCCTGTACGTGACCGTCGACGGGGTGGCCCCCGACGAGGCGGCGACAGCCGTGGCCGCAGACCCCCGAATCGAGACAGTGAGGGTCATCCACGACAGGGGTGACAGCGGCCGTCTCGAACTCGTCGCCGGGGCGTCTGTCCTCGACATCGTCGTCGACGCGGGGGCAACCGTCCGGACGGCGGTCGCCACGGCCGGCGACGCCACGCTCGTCGTGGCGGCACCGGTCGACGCCGAGATTCGACAGGTCGTCGACCACGTCCGAACGCAGTATCCCGCCGCAGATCTCGTCGCACACCGGGAACGTGACCGTGAGGTCACGACCGTTCGTCGTCCCGACGGCGTCCTCGACGGCCTCACCGACCGACAGCGCGAGGCCGTCGAAGCGGCGTACCGCGCGGGCTACTTCGCGTGGCCGCGCGCGAGTACCGCCGAAGAAGTCGCCGAGTCGCTGGACTTGGCCGCGCCGACGCTCCACGCCCACCTCCGCAAGACCGAGCAACACGTCCTGCAAACCCTGTTCGACGGCGAGTGA
- a CDS encoding universal stress protein gives MYDTILVPTDGSDHAVRAAEHGRSLARAFDATVHVLNVVDVQAAAGLFDAGGVDEEFVERLEAEGEAAIEDVEAVIGADGTLRTAIRRGKPGETILDYASECDADMLAMGTHGRTGVRRYVAGSVTEHVVRHAAAPVLTVRATDRSVVGGDYDDILVPTDGSDPATAAVDHALAVAEATGARVHALNIVDVGALATDPEYTVPADVVNSLEAQGEKATDAIATRAQEAGLDTVTAVHEGFPASSIVEYADENDVDLVAMGTTGRTGLSRYLLGSTAERVLRHAEMPVLAVNAREE, from the coding sequence ATGTACGATACGATTCTCGTCCCGACTGACGGGAGCGACCACGCGGTTCGGGCCGCCGAACACGGTCGCTCTCTCGCACGGGCGTTCGATGCGACGGTACACGTGCTCAACGTCGTCGACGTGCAGGCGGCGGCCGGACTGTTCGATGCGGGCGGCGTCGACGAGGAGTTCGTCGAGCGACTCGAAGCGGAGGGCGAGGCGGCAATCGAGGACGTCGAAGCGGTCATCGGCGCGGACGGCACGCTCCGGACGGCAATCCGTCGCGGGAAACCGGGCGAAACCATCCTCGACTACGCGAGCGAGTGTGACGCCGACATGCTGGCCATGGGGACCCACGGCCGTACGGGCGTCCGCCGGTACGTCGCGGGGAGCGTCACCGAACACGTCGTCCGTCACGCGGCCGCGCCAGTCCTCACGGTCCGAGCGACCGACCGGAGCGTCGTCGGGGGCGACTACGACGACATCCTCGTCCCGACCGACGGGAGCGACCCGGCGACTGCGGCCGTCGACCACGCGCTCGCCGTCGCCGAGGCGACGGGGGCACGCGTCCACGCGCTGAACATCGTCGACGTCGGCGCGTTGGCCACGGACCCCGAGTACACCGTGCCAGCCGACGTGGTGAACAGTCTCGAAGCCCAAGGGGAGAAGGCGACGGACGCAATCGCGACACGGGCACAGGAGGCCGGACTCGACACGGTGACGGCCGTACACGAGGGGTTCCCGGCGAGTAGCATCGTGGAGTACGCCGACGAGAACGACGTGGACCTGGTCGCGATGGGGACGACCGGTCGAACTGGCCTCAGCCGTTACCTCCTCGGGAGCACGGCCGAGCGCGTCCTCAGACACGCCGAGATGCCCGTGCTCGCGGTCAACGCGCGCGAAGAGTGA
- the surE gene encoding 5'/3'-nucleotidase SurE, with translation MNVLLTNDDGIDAPGLRALADALSALGDVTVVAPATNQSAVGRGLSYGRMGPDEDNGGGTGLGESADDPFTVTIPHESHELGYAVHGTPCDCVILGVGTFEPDVVVAGCNAGANLGVHVLPRSGTASAATEAASLGVPGVAVSMDVLGSGRSNLGPADYERASAIGRDVVAEALAGEVFEAADYLNVNVPGPQRELSGLSITRPTEQYDMHADMADGRFSIHNPLWAEMAHGDIPDEDDTDRRAILDDYVSVSPLTLPRTGIDDEVLDHLRARFDGIVD, from the coding sequence ATGAACGTTCTCCTCACCAACGACGACGGTATCGACGCGCCCGGCCTCCGGGCGTTGGCCGACGCGCTCTCGGCTCTCGGAGACGTGACTGTCGTCGCCCCCGCCACGAACCAGAGTGCCGTCGGTCGGGGGCTCTCGTACGGCCGGATGGGGCCGGACGAGGACAACGGCGGCGGCACTGGCCTCGGTGAGAGCGCGGACGACCCTTTCACCGTGACTATCCCCCACGAGTCACACGAACTCGGCTACGCCGTCCACGGGACACCCTGTGACTGTGTCATCCTCGGCGTGGGGACGTTCGAACCCGACGTGGTAGTCGCGGGGTGTAACGCGGGGGCGAACCTCGGCGTCCACGTCCTCCCCCGGTCGGGTACCGCGAGCGCTGCGACGGAGGCGGCCTCACTCGGCGTCCCCGGCGTCGCCGTCTCGATGGACGTACTCGGGTCCGGCCGGTCGAACCTCGGCCCCGCGGACTACGAACGCGCCAGTGCCATCGGCCGGGACGTCGTCGCCGAAGCCCTCGCGGGCGAGGTGTTCGAGGCCGCCGACTACCTGAACGTGAACGTGCCCGGGCCACAGCGAGAACTCTCGGGGCTCTCGATTACCCGCCCGACCGAACAGTACGACATGCACGCCGACATGGCCGACGGGCGGTTCAGCATCCACAATCCCCTCTGGGCGGAGATGGCCCACGGCGACATCCCCGACGAGGACGACACCGACCGCCGGGCGATACTCGACGACTACGTGAGCGTCTCGCCGCTCACCCTCCCACGAACCGGTATCGACGACGAGGTACTCGACCACCTGCGCGCCCGCTTCGACGGCATCGTCGACTGA